The following coding sequences lie in one Mycobacterium sp. DL440 genomic window:
- a CDS encoding serine protease, with product MFSQRLEAERSVVRILNGRQDSCGAGFFVTHDQVCTCTHVLNAALGRPIDADPPLPGTPLTLAFPCAPGSVATATVEHAEPRAAADIAILRLTGQFPSDVRPARLLPAAHAARREVAALGFPVGGGDGLWADGARLSLPLPDRSFQLEVPRTTGISIQPGFSGTPVWLVRGGGVVGVVGMIRDHHRGAPGQAPSKVATMVPTDTLARFVPIEWPGVTDPVAVLTAGLAGLPDNPHDSVEQFLHQYLGTATRPAPFGGRNVALDKLDRWLHDPDHPFAVLAAPAGAGKSALVAHWAAQLVLGDTADVVLVPVSLRFATETKRSTATILGNRLRHITNQATDDNVDPATWFGEIPGMLHDERPPDRPLVVIIDGADEAAGWTLPHDLKFSTVASGVKIIVVARHAGSRDGRAWARELNWPDATVLDIGPLDAGGVRQAVTSMGSSLAGLADDSAALAELTRLSEGDPLMLGLWLTTLWNRAQYDQDAVTADNLHRLQPGLTEVFNQWLVEQKWQWTQDGRDARQAEVGVMNLFRLCARALGPITLQDVAEISQGTWSSTELEHLSEDAARFITGDGRRHGWVFSHSRLAHFFNEEKMLAAERAHCDQLFLEFGHRTVQRVASPTPSTVDQPYAVRHYGAHLTKAHEDLKANKSELDAELVSVERFDALVTPSWQRAWLELTDTYDGFLADLDRAWDRVDQQLNAEIELGRGRMAGWLLSMITRYALVRSSIDSLTANVSGAIVVALLDNGIWSVQRALAFSRGMTNVQRVPVLLAVARLDPDRIDEVLSTAEELGPTTAHLQVLSGIGTQDNTRRAQLSHTALSMFPRACRVPNSAESVNAILPILTDAQVQELTETLLTMTHTHGRANALLAIALIRPSAQRTPLLLKAADAASAIGDPEVSCDVLLSIARASSDGACRDVVSAQAQRQANLIAEPAHKMIRLISTSGLLAPPQRHVLHADILAAIDDEIQEATRTGRGEPVHMLCYLVEEADEHLLDQLASWVINDPDGLWKRGSSLALNGVEFMTRLARRLDDLRKRELGGRALAAIQDCTLRPPTIDEERVAVELLSDLPSEQIDQWAPLEAKLSALGRLHLAIATDDRRRHLNLADTAQEVATALTCSAFNDLGRVMDFADQLPARELLTPLRATAAPSRVQYSWLGLLAALPQLLAAFDQVDDELHGEFFSVVTELIANSTGYVRLAAAEIVAPQAPEAALQELLSLQMHIADTVEQLRTLSIAAAHLDDPKRKPWTALIRQRLDTKHSAVDIATNYPDLVAALLPLLGAEEVLNLANVETDRATATTNNTKVLAQILHRLCELDCTDDAVALLHHDQNRYLSDTLATSLAAAAAATGNARLNTAVLSILRDGNWDFPRLLNLPEQWRAQNPHILRPAAARWLADGQFDPRNRFRLEVAAAGLAYIDDQSARAELMESIWAALTDYTQPENRGDTLVRLLTCAEPPPAPAIVELALTTLRGTTDILDPFVRRRLLVAVAPHLPPDTLTDLLFTVFGNGNFLDETLAAAIAGLDDTAVRHLYQAVATRLHTSGRDTISHHDKLARALMPRCLIALAHMGYVEECLQQLEQPPAKDPNTVRTVIGAIAERIPQQFLDRASTLIRPPDTPADSHFTLAPLALREASCHGALPQYKALSGDGPVHIVGPILPGLVPHLLKLPEKDLYRPTADLLRHLPPIHRSSLLKDLGALAPLIAYLGGQPAIQATAEAILEIGEWFP from the coding sequence GTGTTCAGTCAACGTCTTGAAGCCGAACGCAGTGTGGTGCGGATTCTGAACGGCCGCCAGGACAGTTGTGGCGCTGGGTTTTTTGTCACCCACGATCAGGTCTGCACGTGCACACACGTCCTCAATGCCGCGCTCGGGCGCCCGATCGACGCCGACCCGCCGCTGCCTGGCACGCCGCTGACACTGGCCTTTCCCTGTGCGCCGGGCAGTGTTGCCACCGCGACGGTGGAGCACGCGGAGCCGCGAGCAGCGGCCGACATTGCGATTCTGCGACTCACCGGTCAGTTTCCTTCCGATGTTCGTCCGGCCCGGCTGTTGCCGGCGGCCCACGCCGCGCGAAGGGAAGTGGCCGCTCTCGGGTTTCCAGTCGGCGGCGGCGATGGTTTGTGGGCCGACGGGGCGCGGCTGAGTTTGCCGCTTCCCGATAGGTCATTTCAGCTTGAAGTGCCCAGAACCACAGGTATTTCGATACAACCCGGCTTCAGTGGGACACCCGTGTGGTTGGTGCGCGGCGGTGGTGTCGTAGGCGTCGTAGGAATGATTCGTGACCATCACCGCGGCGCCCCGGGGCAGGCACCGAGCAAGGTAGCCACGATGGTGCCCACCGACACGTTGGCACGCTTTGTGCCCATCGAATGGCCGGGAGTAACCGACCCTGTCGCGGTCTTGACCGCCGGGCTGGCCGGTCTACCCGACAACCCGCACGACAGTGTCGAACAGTTCCTCCACCAATATCTGGGAACCGCCACCAGACCAGCACCTTTCGGCGGGCGTAACGTGGCTCTCGACAAGCTTGATCGCTGGCTTCACGATCCGGACCACCCATTCGCGGTGCTGGCCGCTCCCGCAGGAGCGGGCAAATCCGCGCTTGTCGCGCACTGGGCCGCCCAACTCGTCCTCGGCGACACCGCGGATGTGGTATTGGTACCGGTCAGTCTCAGGTTCGCCACCGAAACCAAGCGGTCCACCGCCACCATCCTCGGTAACCGACTGCGACACATCACAAATCAAGCCACCGACGACAATGTTGACCCCGCCACATGGTTCGGTGAGATTCCTGGCATGCTGCATGATGAGCGCCCGCCGGACCGCCCATTGGTAGTCATCATCGACGGTGCCGATGAGGCCGCCGGCTGGACACTGCCCCACGATCTCAAGTTCTCCACCGTCGCGTCAGGGGTGAAGATCATTGTGGTGGCTCGACATGCGGGCAGTCGTGATGGCCGGGCATGGGCTCGGGAGTTGAACTGGCCTGATGCCACGGTGCTGGACATCGGGCCCCTCGATGCCGGCGGCGTACGCCAAGCTGTCACTTCGATGGGGTCGTCGTTGGCTGGTCTTGCCGACGATTCGGCGGCCCTGGCCGAGTTGACCAGGCTCAGCGAGGGAGACCCGCTGATGCTCGGGCTATGGCTCACCACACTATGGAACCGAGCCCAATACGACCAGGACGCGGTGACCGCAGACAACTTACATCGCCTCCAGCCCGGCCTGACCGAAGTGTTTAACCAATGGTTGGTCGAGCAAAAATGGCAATGGACCCAAGACGGACGCGATGCTCGACAAGCTGAGGTCGGTGTCATGAATCTCTTTCGATTGTGCGCCCGGGCCCTGGGGCCGATCACCCTCCAGGATGTCGCCGAAATCAGCCAGGGCACATGGTCATCCACCGAACTCGAGCATCTTAGCGAGGATGCGGCACGATTCATCACCGGCGACGGACGCAGGCACGGGTGGGTTTTCAGCCACTCCCGATTGGCCCACTTTTTCAACGAAGAGAAAATGCTCGCCGCCGAGCGCGCGCACTGCGACCAGCTCTTTCTGGAATTCGGCCACCGCACTGTGCAACGCGTTGCCAGCCCAACACCATCGACAGTCGACCAACCCTATGCGGTGCGCCACTACGGCGCGCACCTGACCAAAGCACATGAGGACCTCAAGGCCAACAAAAGTGAACTCGACGCCGAACTCGTGAGCGTCGAGCGATTCGACGCACTTGTGACACCGAGTTGGCAGCGAGCCTGGTTGGAACTGACCGACACCTACGACGGTTTTCTGGCCGATCTTGACCGGGCGTGGGATCGAGTCGATCAGCAGCTCAACGCAGAGATCGAGCTTGGCCGTGGGCGCATGGCGGGCTGGCTGCTCTCGATGATCACCCGCTATGCACTGGTGCGGTCCTCAATTGACAGCCTAACGGCCAACGTCTCCGGCGCCATCGTGGTGGCGCTGCTCGACAACGGTATATGGAGCGTGCAACGCGCGTTGGCATTCAGCCGAGGCATGACCAACGTCCAGCGCGTCCCAGTTCTGCTGGCCGTCGCCCGCCTAGACCCCGACCGCATCGACGAAGTCCTGAGCACGGCAGAAGAACTCGGCCCCACCACCGCGCACCTGCAAGTGCTGTCGGGAATTGGCACACAGGACAACACCCGACGCGCACAGCTAAGCCACACCGCGTTGTCCATGTTCCCGCGCGCGTGCCGGGTCCCGAACTCGGCCGAGTCGGTCAACGCAATCCTGCCCATCCTGACCGATGCTCAAGTTCAAGAACTCACCGAAACCCTTCTCACCATGACCCATACGCACGGCCGCGCCAACGCACTACTAGCGATCGCTCTCATCCGGCCTTCCGCGCAGCGAACGCCGCTGCTGCTGAAGGCGGCTGACGCTGCCAGTGCCATCGGCGATCCAGAGGTCAGCTGCGATGTGCTCCTGAGCATCGCCCGAGCCAGCAGCGACGGTGCATGCCGCGACGTTGTGTCAGCTCAAGCCCAACGGCAGGCAAACCTGATCGCCGAGCCCGCGCACAAGATGATCCGCCTCATCAGTACGTCAGGGCTACTGGCGCCACCGCAGCGCCATGTGCTGCACGCCGACATCCTGGCCGCAATCGACGATGAAATACAAGAAGCCACCCGAACAGGCAGGGGGGAACCGGTCCACATGCTCTGCTATCTCGTCGAGGAAGCAGATGAGCACCTGCTCGATCAGCTTGCCAGTTGGGTCATCAACGATCCCGACGGCCTGTGGAAACGCGGAAGCTCCCTGGCCTTGAACGGCGTGGAGTTCATGACCAGATTGGCCCGCCGTCTCGACGATCTGCGTAAGCGTGAACTGGGTGGCAGAGCACTTGCGGCGATCCAGGATTGCACCTTGCGGCCACCGACGATCGACGAAGAGCGGGTCGCTGTAGAACTGCTGTCAGACCTTCCGTCCGAGCAGATCGACCAATGGGCACCGCTAGAGGCCAAACTCTCGGCGCTGGGCCGACTGCATCTGGCGATAGCAACCGATGATCGACGACGGCACCTGAATCTCGCCGACACTGCGCAGGAGGTGGCTACGGCGCTGACCTGCTCCGCTTTCAACGATCTTGGTCGCGTGATGGACTTTGCCGATCAACTTCCGGCCCGTGAATTGTTAACCCCCCTGCGGGCTACCGCAGCACCGTCGCGGGTCCAGTATTCGTGGCTTGGTCTGCTGGCCGCGCTACCACAGTTGCTCGCCGCGTTCGACCAAGTGGACGACGAGCTTCACGGCGAGTTCTTCTCAGTGGTAACCGAACTCATTGCCAACAGCACCGGCTACGTGCGGCTGGCCGCGGCTGAGATCGTCGCCCCCCAGGCACCCGAAGCGGCGCTGCAAGAATTGCTCAGCCTGCAGATGCACATCGCCGACACCGTCGAGCAGCTGCGGACCCTGAGCATCGCCGCAGCACACCTCGACGATCCGAAACGTAAACCCTGGACCGCCCTGATCCGACAGCGGCTCGACACCAAGCACTCTGCAGTTGACATCGCCACCAACTACCCAGACCTCGTCGCTGCACTGCTGCCGCTACTGGGCGCTGAGGAAGTGCTCAACCTCGCCAACGTCGAAACTGACCGCGCCACCGCCACGACCAACAATACGAAAGTGCTTGCGCAGATATTGCATCGGCTCTGCGAACTGGACTGCACCGATGACGCCGTGGCGTTGCTGCACCACGACCAGAACCGCTACCTCAGCGACACACTCGCCACGTCTCTGGCGGCCGCAGCCGCGGCGACCGGCAATGCCCGCCTCAACACGGCGGTGCTTTCGATCCTCAGGGATGGGAATTGGGACTTCCCGCGGCTACTCAACCTACCCGAGCAATGGCGGGCACAAAATCCGCACATCCTGAGGCCAGCCGCCGCCCGGTGGCTAGCAGACGGCCAATTTGACCCCAGGAACCGATTCCGCCTCGAAGTCGCCGCTGCCGGCCTTGCCTACATCGACGACCAATCCGCCCGGGCCGAGCTGATGGAATCCATCTGGGCCGCATTGACCGATTACACCCAGCCTGAAAACCGCGGCGACACACTCGTACGTCTCCTGACATGCGCCGAGCCCCCACCGGCCCCCGCCATTGTCGAGTTGGCGCTCACCACCCTGCGCGGAACCACCGACATTCTCGATCCATTCGTGCGTCGACGACTACTGGTCGCAGTGGCCCCGCACCTGCCCCCGGACACGCTCACCGACCTACTGTTCACCGTGTTCGGCAACGGTAATTTTCTTGACGAAACGTTGGCCGCGGCGATCGCGGGCCTCGACGACACTGCCGTGCGACACCTCTACCAGGCCGTCGCCACGCGCCTTCACACCAGCGGGCGCGACACGATCAGCCACCACGACAAGCTTGCCCGCGCCCTAATGCCGCGCTGCTTAATTGCCTTGGCCCACATGGGCTACGTCGAAGAATGCCTACAGCAACTTGAGCAGCCGCCAGCCAAAGACCCCAACACCGTGCGGACGGTGATCGGCGCGATCGCCGAACGGATTCCACAACAATTCCTTGACCGCGCAAGTACCCTCATCCGCCCGCCTGACACACCCGCTGACAGTCACTTCACGCTCGCACCGCTGGCGCTGCGCGAGGCAAGCTGCCACGGCGCCCTGCCCCAATACAAGGCACTGTCCGGCGACGGCCCCGTGCACATCGTCGGACCTATCCTGCCCGGACTCGTGCCGCACCTACTTAAGCTGCCCGAAAAGGATCTCTATCGCCCGACAGCAGATCTGCTTCGGCATCTACCGCCGATCCACCGCAGCTCCCTGCTGAAGGATCTCGGCGCGCTCGCACCGTTAATCGCCTACCTGGGTGGACAACCCGCCATCCAGGCCACCGCCGAAGCGATCCTGGAAATCGGCGAGTGGTTTCCCTGA
- a CDS encoding TniQ family protein codes for MTVAPFDGEIGSSYLQRLANANYFPLSTLRTLVGITPQARQIDPVRLASVSGYDQQTLQTRLRLLDGQSYYANVVASCRLCMARRKVLEPVYCMPRLYRVVCLRHHLWIGLPVREPRDQVSVSSQPAVIGAARTHRKLQRRYLEAEIEFLRRDAVRIMQCWQRIDTGSIATTTTEFSTSCIEAAFVDYVEQIHLTATLIRHLPGRNQEGSPATALQRLIGDMARRYHISPDSPHMDILLGWHEQQVAMCRASTASTSGTRMNNMPR; via the coding sequence GTGACGGTGGCGCCGTTTGACGGCGAAATCGGCTCGTCCTACCTACAGCGACTCGCCAACGCCAACTACTTTCCACTGTCGACATTGCGAACCCTCGTGGGGATCACCCCTCAAGCTAGACAGATCGACCCTGTGCGCCTGGCCTCAGTCAGCGGCTATGACCAGCAGACACTACAAACCCGGCTGCGCCTTCTGGACGGACAAAGCTACTACGCGAACGTGGTCGCCTCATGCCGACTGTGCATGGCCCGCCGCAAAGTGCTCGAACCGGTGTACTGCATGCCCAGGCTTTACCGGGTGGTGTGTTTGCGCCACCACCTCTGGATTGGGCTGCCGGTCAGAGAACCGCGTGACCAGGTCAGCGTCAGCTCACAACCGGCGGTCATCGGGGCCGCGCGAACACATCGCAAGCTGCAGCGGCGCTACCTCGAGGCAGAAATCGAGTTTCTGCGCCGCGACGCTGTGCGAATCATGCAATGCTGGCAACGAATCGACACCGGTTCCATCGCCACAACGACGACCGAGTTCTCCACATCCTGCATCGAGGCGGCGTTCGTCGACTACGTCGAACAGATCCACCTCACTGCGACTTTGATTCGTCACCTGCCCGGTCGCAACCAGGAGGGCTCCCCAGCCACCGCGCTCCAGCGCCTCATCGGCGACATGGCGAGGCGATATCACATCAGCCCAGATTCCCCGCACATGGACATCCTCCTCGGCTGGCACGAGCAGCAAGTCGCAATGTGTCGCGCGAGCACGGCATCAACCAGTGGCACTCGGATGAACAATATGCCGCGATGA
- a CDS encoding ATP-binding protein produces MAAPTTKEQWREFCAYTNTPDALQPNLTCAEIADLTPTERKAYNARRYNYIDEERVMKTRNLLVLEASAERLLHASEKPRHTLRSGLQISGPPWVGKTTAITYAARKLEAEMRRRYDRIGDLQYLPLLYISLTAATTPAKLWAIIAHFLGLPEGSFRDDSAMFRLCALLRVLGTRFVFVDEVQRLNTDHIPDIKVADSLKSFAEYLDATMIYAGTDLDTAPLFTGKAGAQWRARCKRTNMQRYEHKTNAQQREWAELAGGFEQYLPLPRHHSGYLIDHADYLWDRCQGSIGTLRELIADGAYLAITSGEERITTELLDVVAVDEEARRLAAEATQPPPP; encoded by the coding sequence ATGGCGGCCCCCACCACCAAAGAACAGTGGCGCGAATTCTGCGCCTACACGAACACTCCAGATGCCTTGCAGCCCAATCTCACCTGTGCCGAGATCGCCGACTTGACACCGACGGAACGCAAAGCCTATAACGCCCGCCGATACAACTATATCGACGAGGAACGTGTCATGAAGACCCGAAACCTCCTGGTCCTCGAAGCTTCCGCCGAGCGACTACTGCATGCATCCGAGAAGCCAAGACACACATTGCGTTCGGGCCTGCAGATCTCGGGCCCCCCGTGGGTCGGCAAGACGACCGCCATCACCTATGCGGCACGCAAGCTCGAGGCAGAGATGCGGCGCCGCTACGACCGTATCGGCGACCTTCAATACCTCCCTCTGCTCTACATATCGCTGACTGCGGCCACAACGCCGGCCAAGTTGTGGGCCATCATCGCCCACTTCCTAGGGCTACCGGAGGGCAGCTTCCGAGACGACAGCGCGATGTTTCGGCTCTGTGCGCTATTGCGCGTGCTGGGCACTCGGTTCGTTTTCGTCGATGAGGTCCAGCGTCTCAACACCGACCACATTCCCGACATCAAGGTCGCCGACTCACTCAAGAGTTTCGCCGAATACCTCGACGCCACGATGATCTACGCCGGGACAGACCTCGACACCGCACCCCTGTTTACCGGGAAAGCCGGTGCACAGTGGCGTGCACGCTGCAAGCGCACCAACATGCAACGCTACGAACACAAAACCAACGCTCAACAACGCGAATGGGCAGAGCTGGCCGGTGGATTCGAGCAGTACCTGCCCCTTCCTCGGCACCACAGCGGCTATCTAATCGATCACGCGGACTACCTGTGGGACCGCTGCCAAGGGTCGATCGGGACGCTGCGCGAACTCATCGCCGACGGCGCCTACCTGGCCATCACCTCAGGCGAAGAACGCATTACCACCGAACTTCTCGACGTAGTCGCCGTCGACGAAGAAGCACGCCGACTCGCCGCTGAGGCCACTCAACCCCCGCCACCGTGA
- a CDS encoding TnsA-like heteromeric transposase endonuclease subunit → MRPRPAAKLPVNPARYTQLLFRDATSRALSYHRLTSELSSVRFEDHRPVRRFPVYPGKRAHEGNYWFTRSQRHVRCESRFEFIALMLLDFCGQVVAVASNPFWILWPKGARPQRHAPDFFARLRDGTALVVDVHPQALIDAEVAVRHERTQQVCAQLGWGYGVFAAIDPVVERNILVLNGFGHPRFAPPAALRTFLLSATDPQPARPPVLLDCLVDDCCRGTDHCRSVVLSGLYHLMWQQELHLDLARPLGSDSEVWR, encoded by the coding sequence GTGAGGCCCCGGCCAGCTGCCAAGCTCCCCGTCAATCCGGCCCGCTACACACAGCTGCTGTTCCGTGACGCGACTAGCCGGGCGCTGTCCTATCACCGCCTCACCAGCGAGCTGTCCAGTGTTCGGTTCGAAGATCACCGTCCAGTCCGGCGATTCCCGGTCTACCCCGGTAAGCGGGCCCACGAGGGCAACTACTGGTTCACCCGATCGCAGCGCCATGTTCGCTGCGAATCGCGGTTCGAGTTCATCGCGCTGATGCTGCTCGATTTTTGCGGGCAGGTCGTGGCCGTAGCCTCCAATCCGTTCTGGATCCTGTGGCCAAAAGGGGCGCGGCCGCAACGTCATGCCCCCGACTTTTTCGCGCGACTGCGCGACGGCACCGCGCTGGTGGTCGATGTGCACCCGCAAGCATTGATCGACGCCGAGGTCGCAGTGCGGCACGAACGCACACAGCAGGTCTGCGCCCAGTTGGGATGGGGCTACGGGGTATTCGCGGCAATCGACCCGGTCGTTGAGCGCAACATCCTCGTACTCAACGGGTTCGGGCATCCACGGTTCGCGCCACCCGCCGCGTTGCGCACCTTTCTGCTGAGCGCCACCGATCCCCAGCCAGCGCGGCCACCGGTCCTGCTGGACTGCCTCGTCGATGACTGTTGCCGGGGCACCGATCACTGCCGCTCTGTGGTGCTCAGCGGGCTCTATCACCTGATGTGGCAGCAGGAGTTGCATCTGGATCTAGCACGGCCACTCGGTAGCGATAGCGAGGTGTGGCGGTGA
- a CDS encoding sensor domain-containing protein — translation MEDSRIDATGRWRHVGAIAIVISLSACSSSLDGKAAAHRPGPEPSAVIQSMMKALPDPAELSVMVGATMQTEFDGPVGGIDVLPNGMGDASPIECLGVYSPRMRRTFQDAPVTAAVEGQWEATSESGEPGDADVRITAGLIELDSAGSAHSWYSKFAAQWQSCQGQTVTMASAIAGSHEQNAAEITDVADTDGLLHAAVLVSARYTADARMPLVKQRALTAAARFIVDVQVVRISTDSANHVADDEAVAVAHLIANRIVSTQ, via the coding sequence GTGGAGGATTCTCGTATCGACGCGACGGGCCGGTGGCGCCATGTCGGGGCTATTGCGATCGTCATATCGCTGTCGGCATGTTCGAGCAGCCTCGACGGGAAGGCTGCCGCACACCGCCCAGGTCCCGAACCCAGCGCTGTCATCCAATCCATGATGAAGGCCCTGCCCGATCCCGCAGAACTGTCGGTGATGGTGGGCGCGACGATGCAGACTGAATTTGACGGACCCGTCGGCGGGATTGACGTGTTGCCGAACGGTATGGGGGACGCGTCGCCCATCGAGTGCCTCGGTGTTTACTCGCCCCGCATGCGTCGCACCTTCCAGGACGCCCCAGTGACTGCGGCCGTGGAGGGCCAGTGGGAAGCCACCTCGGAGTCCGGCGAGCCTGGCGACGCGGACGTCCGGATCACTGCCGGCCTGATCGAACTGGACTCAGCAGGCAGCGCACATTCCTGGTATTCCAAGTTCGCTGCGCAATGGCAGAGTTGCCAAGGCCAAACGGTGACGATGGCCAGTGCCATTGCCGGCTCACACGAGCAGAATGCCGCTGAGATCACCGATGTCGCTGACACTGACGGTCTGCTCCATGCCGCAGTACTGGTCAGCGCGCGGTACACCGCGGATGCCCGAATGCCACTGGTAAAGCAGCGGGCGCTCACCGCGGCGGCCCGTTTCATAGTCGATGTTCAGGTTGTTCGCATCAGCACCGACAGTGCTAATCATGTGGCGGATGACGAGGCGGTCGCGGTGGCCCACTTGATCGCGAATCGGATCGTTTCCACACAGTGA
- a CDS encoding WXG100 family type VII secretion target produces MSEPLRVDPHALAVSGKDTIDHAHDAHQALSAHDNGIAEARSRWVGSSASALSELAERWQARHVAHLEQTRSLGENMATAALSYVVTDDDSGESVTRAACSISPDQMGL; encoded by the coding sequence ATGTCAGAGCCACTGCGCGTCGACCCACATGCGCTCGCCGTGTCGGGAAAAGACACGATCGATCACGCCCACGATGCCCATCAGGCACTCAGTGCCCACGACAACGGCATTGCTGAGGCTAGGTCGCGTTGGGTGGGTTCGTCGGCGTCTGCCCTTTCCGAGCTTGCTGAACGCTGGCAAGCCCGTCATGTCGCGCACTTGGAACAGACCCGTTCACTGGGCGAAAACATGGCCACTGCAGCACTTAGCTATGTCGTCACAGACGACGATTCCGGTGAGTCAGTCACCCGCGCGGCGTGTTCCATCTCGCCGGACCAGATGGGTTTGTGA
- a CDS encoding glycoside hydrolase family 19 protein, producing MAPLTVSTILKWDSAAIYDVFRIAKDRENTFANFGANLQRTQNTVADWSGEAGEAFHDAMGRRRADIDADGHESAKVAKAVARAEHDVENVRNRMKTVVNYLQQRHVDVADEGTLKIQPGWENNPDVKKTLAQQAKTGNGLTVAEIMADADRVDEELAAAMRAAVGDEQLDENGRPLPDTQPPTAPPVLLTAEQLKQIYPTLSDAQAQHFAGPLSDAMRAAGMTSPEARAAFLATFAVESAELHFDTELRSTQSATEMYGPEYAGVTFGPGVPRDPDTPLGYQNSSATLGNTQPGDGDRFRGRGPIQLTGRSNYAAAGEALGVDLVNHPELAAAPENEFRIATWFWNNHSATLPDGSVVPLNQAAETGNFAAVTQTINGGATGYNERLQYFNTAVTVLSRP from the coding sequence GTGGCCCCGCTGACCGTATCGACGATCTTGAAGTGGGATTCCGCGGCGATCTATGACGTGTTTCGCATCGCCAAGGACCGAGAAAACACCTTCGCCAACTTCGGGGCCAACCTGCAGCGAACCCAAAACACGGTCGCTGATTGGAGCGGCGAGGCAGGCGAAGCATTTCACGACGCGATGGGCCGTCGTCGTGCAGATATCGACGCCGACGGACACGAATCGGCCAAGGTCGCCAAAGCCGTCGCACGTGCCGAACACGACGTTGAAAACGTCCGAAATCGGATGAAGACAGTGGTGAACTACCTACAGCAACGCCATGTCGATGTCGCCGACGAAGGCACCCTGAAAATCCAGCCCGGCTGGGAAAACAATCCAGACGTGAAGAAGACGCTTGCCCAGCAGGCGAAGACGGGCAACGGGTTGACCGTCGCCGAGATCATGGCCGACGCCGACCGGGTCGATGAAGAACTCGCCGCCGCGATGCGCGCCGCGGTGGGCGATGAACAACTCGATGAAAACGGCAGGCCCTTGCCAGACACACAACCGCCGACCGCACCGCCGGTACTTCTCACTGCTGAACAACTCAAGCAGATATACCCGACGCTGTCGGATGCCCAAGCCCAGCACTTCGCTGGTCCACTCAGTGACGCGATGCGGGCCGCAGGAATGACATCACCAGAGGCGCGTGCAGCGTTCCTGGCGACCTTCGCCGTCGAATCAGCAGAGCTGCACTTCGACACAGAACTACGCAGCACCCAGTCCGCAACCGAGATGTATGGGCCCGAATATGCCGGCGTCACCTTCGGCCCAGGTGTGCCCCGCGATCCAGACACCCCGTTGGGATACCAAAACTCGTCGGCAACGCTCGGCAACACGCAGCCCGGCGATGGTGATCGGTTTCGCGGCCGGGGCCCGATCCAGCTCACCGGGCGCAGCAATTATGCTGCGGCAGGTGAAGCGCTCGGCGTCGACCTGGTCAATCATCCCGAGCTGGCGGCGGCTCCCGAGAACGAATTCCGGATCGCGACATGGTTCTGGAACAACCACAGCGCCACACTGCCCGACGGCTCAGTTGTTCCCCTCAACCAGGCCGCAGAGACAGGTAATTTCGCCGCTGTGACACAAACGATCAACGGAGGCGCGACCGGCTATAACGAGCGGTTGCAGTACTTCAATACCGCTGTCACCGTGTTGAGCCGCCCGTGA